A DNA window from Ignavibacteriales bacterium contains the following coding sequences:
- the aspS gene encoding aspartate--tRNA ligase — protein sequence MSTYNKRTVTCGELRKSHIGKTVTLTGWVDKRRDLGGLIFIDLRDRYGKAQIVFSPERHAGAHEIAKSLRSEYVISVTGVVNIRPTETENAEIATGEVEVDINELSILNKAETPPFALDDYVEINEDLRLKYRFLDLRRPSMQSNLLMRHNTYQVTRKYFDRNGFLEIETPILMKSTPEGARDFLVPSRLHHGKFYALPQSPQTYKQILMVSGFDRYFQIVKCFRDEDLRADRQPEFTQIDVEMSFVDEEDIQKVTEGAIADIFKTILNYEVPATFPKMTYKAAMERFGSDKPDTRFCLEIRDCSDIAAASGFRVFSDAVKKDGIVAGMNVPNLASYTRSQLDILTDYVKSLGAGGLVYLRVTEDKVECSAGKFITQEESNAIAKKFEAKPGDLILLISGAWQKALTILGTLRLEMAQRLNLIPEGKWNFLWVTDFPLLEYSEEEKRFVAVHHPFTAPKPEDVHLLETNPGKARARAYDLVLNGNEIAGGSIRIHTQEVQSKMFGLMGITPEEAKLKFGFLLDAFKYGAPPHGGIAFGLDRMIMLMTGSKSIRDVIAFPKTSSGMSLMDDAPSIVDHKQLDELHIRIK from the coding sequence TTGAGCACATACAATAAAAGAACAGTCACGTGCGGCGAATTAAGAAAAAGCCATATCGGGAAAACTGTCACACTCACAGGATGGGTAGATAAGCGTCGCGATCTTGGTGGATTAATTTTTATTGATCTGCGGGATCGATATGGCAAAGCGCAAATTGTTTTTTCACCAGAGCGGCACGCTGGTGCACATGAAATTGCAAAATCTTTGCGATCGGAATATGTTATTTCAGTGACGGGTGTCGTGAATATCCGGCCCACAGAGACAGAGAATGCAGAGATAGCGACCGGAGAAGTTGAAGTAGATATCAACGAACTCTCCATTCTTAACAAAGCTGAAACACCGCCGTTTGCTCTGGATGATTATGTGGAAATTAACGAAGACCTTCGGTTAAAATACAGGTTTCTCGATTTACGCCGGCCTTCGATGCAAAGTAATTTACTTATGCGGCACAACACATATCAAGTGACAAGAAAATATTTTGATAGAAATGGTTTTTTAGAAATTGAAACTCCAATTCTCATGAAGAGTACTCCGGAGGGAGCACGCGATTTCCTTGTCCCGAGCCGGTTACACCATGGAAAATTCTACGCGTTGCCGCAATCCCCGCAGACCTATAAACAAATTTTGATGGTGTCTGGATTCGACAGGTATTTTCAAATTGTGAAATGTTTCAGGGATGAAGATCTTCGCGCTGACAGGCAGCCGGAATTCACACAAATCGATGTTGAGATGTCATTTGTTGATGAAGAAGACATCCAAAAGGTCACTGAAGGTGCAATTGCTGATATTTTTAAGACGATACTGAATTATGAAGTACCGGCGACATTTCCCAAAATGACGTATAAAGCAGCAATGGAACGATTTGGAAGTGACAAACCTGATACGCGGTTCTGTTTAGAAATCCGAGACTGCTCGGATATAGCCGCAGCATCAGGATTCCGGGTTTTCAGTGATGCAGTAAAGAAGGATGGAATTGTTGCAGGGATGAACGTTCCCAATCTTGCTTCGTATACGCGAAGTCAATTGGACATTTTAACGGATTACGTCAAGTCGCTTGGAGCTGGTGGACTGGTGTATTTGAGAGTAACGGAAGATAAAGTAGAATGTTCTGCCGGCAAATTTATAACGCAGGAAGAGTCGAATGCTATTGCGAAAAAGTTTGAAGCAAAGCCGGGAGATCTCATTCTCTTAATTTCTGGTGCCTGGCAAAAAGCTTTAACGATTCTCGGCACCCTTCGTCTTGAGATGGCACAACGGTTGAATCTGATTCCAGAGGGAAAATGGAATTTTCTATGGGTAACGGATTTTCCTTTGCTGGAGTACAGTGAAGAAGAAAAACGATTTGTCGCTGTCCATCATCCGTTTACCGCACCAAAACCAGAAGATGTTCATCTGCTGGAAACCAATCCTGGCAAAGCACGAGCGCGGGCGTATGATTTAGTTCTGAACGGGAATGAAATTGCCGGCGGCAGTATCCGTATCCACACCCAGGAAGTTCAGAGTAAGATGTTTGGCCTTATGGGTATTACACCGGAAGAGGCGAAGTTAAAATTCGGATTTTTGCTGGATGCCTTTAAATATGGCGCGCCGCCACATGGTGGAATTGCATTTGGACTTGATCGTATGATCATGCTTATGACCGGAAGTAAATCCATTCGCGACGTGATTGCTTTTCCGAAAACATCAAGCGGCATGTCGTTGATGGATGATGCGCCATCGATCGTCGATCATAAACAATTGGATGAACTGCATATTAGAATAAAATGA
- the trxA gene encoding thioredoxin: MKPVELSETNFEQEVLKATTPVLVDFWAVWCGPCKMIAPIVDELAVEYEGKLKIGKVDVDNHQQIAMQYGIRSIPTLLIFKDGKVVEQIVGAAPKKSLIDKLSKHLN; encoded by the coding sequence ATGAAACCAGTAGAATTGAGCGAAACCAATTTTGAACAGGAAGTGTTGAAAGCAACCACACCTGTACTTGTTGATTTTTGGGCAGTATGGTGCGGTCCCTGCAAAATGATTGCACCTATTGTGGACGAGCTTGCAGTTGAATATGAAGGCAAATTGAAAATCGGCAAAGTGGACGTTGACAATCACCAGCAGATTGCAATGCAATACGGTATCCGTAGCATTCCAACGCTTCTTATTTTTAAAGATGGAAAAGTAGTGGAACAGATTGTCGGTGCAGCGCCAAAGAAATCTCTGATTGATAAATTATCAAAACATCTCAATTGA
- the dnaE gene encoding DNA polymerase III subunit alpha, which yields MQFVHLHNHTHYSLLDGASTVQSLVNAAVANNMPAVALTDHGVLFGAIEFYKRAKKAGIKPIIGCEAYIVTKGSRFKKKVDTNRMNKGEGRGIYNHIVLLAKDAAGYKNLSRLCTIGHTEGFYFKPRIDVEVLAKYHEGIIATSACQAGIVNEQLVNGNYHEALEYASIYRDIFGEDFYIEIQNHGLQNEQTILTNAPKIARELGIKLVATNDCHYILQEHAIPHNIMLYIPEASSTNVSDYQTLRYKTDQLYFKSSAEMIALFKEFPEAIHSTEEITDKCNLEIELKKNYMPAFPIPPDEGIADPDEYFERLVRERLPKRYETITPEIEERVVHEINVIQKMGYAGYFLIVQDFIAAAREMGVRVGPGRGSAAGSIVSYALGITDIDPLKYDLLFERFLNPDRVSMPDIDIDFADNKRERVIDYVKNKYGEKSVAQIVTFGTMSARAALKDVGRVLGIQLSVIDSITKQIPVVQGKVTPIEEALKTIPDLKWVNQSSDEKIKLLIDTAKVLEGMNRNLSTHAAGVVIAPGDISDYVPMYKTPQTDFMTQYNMKDLEDAGLLKMDFLGLRTLTVIDDALQMIEQGHNVKLDLDKIPEADEKTLELFTRGQTVALFQFESTGMQDYLRKLKPTSIHDLVAMNALYRPGPMGNIPDFIERKNGKQKITYLHPKLEPILRETYGIIVYQEQVIKIASEIGGLSLAQADLLRRAMGKKDKELMAKQKKEFVENAVVKNIEKKTAAEIFDLIEKFASYGFNKSHSVAYSVLAYQTAYLKAHYPAEYMAATLSSEMNNTDKIVVLIDECRKLGIAVMPPDVNESDVSFLVTPKGIRFGLSAIKNVGTGAVEQIVKARSEKGRFKDIFDFCVRVDLRLANKKTIEGLIQAGAFDSLHNNRAQIFANVEAAIGYGQDLQEQIEKGQSNLFDLSGAKITNRPMFRTVAEWPETEKLSREKAVLGFYVSGHPLLKYRDEIDAFSTAKLGEADSVKPNSMLRVCGIISDIKKKIDKRNRTMAFVTIEDFTGKADCIVFADAFQKYAELLQVGSIVMMVGKNDGNEEAIKVIVNEIIGIEEVRKKYAKGVLINVNLDSMQEKDVFELVKLMEHNQGKCQCLLNLSGSGLDNNSIYLIRKYTVDPHRQFVDAVKKLLGQETVRLRG from the coding sequence ATGCAGTTTGTTCATCTCCATAATCACACACATTATAGTCTTCTTGACGGAGCGTCAACTGTTCAGAGTCTGGTCAATGCCGCCGTTGCGAATAACATGCCGGCAGTCGCTTTGACTGATCATGGTGTTCTTTTTGGAGCGATTGAATTTTACAAGCGGGCTAAGAAAGCAGGCATAAAGCCTATTATCGGCTGCGAAGCATATATCGTTACCAAAGGAAGCCGATTCAAAAAAAAAGTAGATACAAACCGTATGAATAAGGGTGAAGGACGGGGTATTTACAATCATATCGTTCTGCTGGCAAAGGATGCAGCTGGATACAAGAATTTGAGCCGCCTCTGCACTATTGGACATACAGAAGGATTTTACTTCAAACCTCGGATTGACGTAGAAGTGTTGGCGAAATACCATGAGGGAATTATTGCAACATCGGCATGCCAGGCCGGCATTGTTAATGAACAGCTTGTGAACGGCAACTATCATGAAGCACTGGAATATGCATCAATCTATCGAGATATTTTTGGCGAGGATTTCTATATTGAAATTCAAAACCACGGTTTGCAGAACGAACAAACCATTCTCACTAACGCGCCAAAAATTGCACGTGAACTCGGCATTAAACTTGTAGCGACAAACGATTGTCATTACATCCTGCAAGAGCATGCCATCCCGCATAATATCATGCTCTATATCCCCGAAGCAAGCAGCACGAACGTATCTGATTATCAGACACTGCGATATAAAACGGATCAGCTCTATTTCAAATCCTCTGCAGAGATGATAGCATTATTCAAAGAGTTTCCTGAAGCAATTCACTCGACAGAAGAAATTACAGACAAGTGTAATCTAGAAATAGAATTAAAGAAAAATTATATGCCGGCATTTCCTATTCCGCCGGATGAAGGTATTGCTGATCCGGATGAATATTTTGAACGGCTCGTACGGGAACGCCTCCCCAAAAGATATGAAACGATCACGCCTGAAATCGAAGAGCGTGTTGTTCATGAAATAAATGTCATACAGAAGATGGGATACGCGGGATACTTTCTCATCGTGCAAGATTTTATTGCTGCGGCACGCGAAATGGGTGTGCGTGTTGGACCCGGAAGAGGCAGTGCTGCCGGAAGTATTGTCTCGTATGCGCTTGGTATTACAGACATTGATCCTCTCAAATACGATTTGCTGTTTGAACGATTTCTTAATCCAGATCGCGTTTCGATGCCGGATATTGATATCGATTTTGCAGATAATAAGCGCGAACGTGTCATTGATTATGTGAAGAATAAATACGGAGAAAAGTCCGTTGCTCAGATTGTGACATTTGGTACCATGTCAGCCCGCGCTGCGCTCAAAGATGTAGGACGAGTACTTGGCATTCAATTATCTGTCATTGATTCAATAACAAAGCAAATTCCAGTCGTTCAAGGGAAGGTGACTCCGATTGAAGAAGCACTGAAGACCATCCCGGATCTTAAGTGGGTGAATCAAAGTTCAGATGAAAAAATAAAACTTCTGATCGATACGGCAAAAGTTCTTGAGGGGATGAACCGCAATCTTTCAACTCATGCGGCTGGCGTCGTGATTGCACCGGGAGACATCAGCGATTATGTACCGATGTACAAGACACCGCAGACGGATTTTATGACGCAGTACAATATGAAAGACCTCGAGGATGCCGGTCTGCTCAAGATGGATTTTCTTGGTTTGCGTACGTTGACCGTTATTGATGATGCTCTGCAGATGATAGAGCAAGGACACAATGTAAAACTGGATTTAGATAAAATTCCAGAAGCTGATGAAAAAACTTTGGAGCTCTTTACTCGCGGGCAAACCGTAGCATTGTTCCAGTTCGAAAGTACCGGCATGCAGGATTATTTACGGAAACTGAAGCCGACATCTATTCATGATCTTGTCGCAATGAATGCCCTCTACCGCCCCGGGCCGATGGGCAATATTCCAGATTTCATTGAGAGAAAAAACGGCAAACAGAAAATCACGTATCTCCATCCGAAGCTTGAACCGATCCTCCGCGAGACCTATGGCATCATTGTCTATCAAGAGCAGGTTATTAAAATTGCGAGTGAAATTGGCGGATTAAGTCTTGCGCAAGCTGATTTGCTGCGCCGTGCAATGGGCAAAAAAGATAAAGAGTTGATGGCGAAGCAGAAGAAGGAGTTTGTTGAAAATGCAGTCGTAAAAAATATCGAAAAAAAGACCGCTGCAGAAATATTTGATTTGATTGAAAAGTTCGCTTCCTACGGATTTAATAAATCGCATAGTGTTGCATACTCTGTGCTCGCGTATCAGACCGCGTATCTGAAAGCGCATTATCCAGCGGAGTATATGGCAGCAACTCTTTCGAGTGAAATGAACAACACCGATAAGATTGTCGTACTCATTGATGAATGCCGCAAGCTTGGAATTGCCGTTATGCCTCCTGACGTCAACGAAAGCGATGTAAGCTTTCTTGTGACACCGAAAGGAATTCGCTTCGGACTGAGCGCTATTAAAAATGTCGGCACGGGTGCTGTCGAACAAATCGTGAAAGCGCGGAGTGAGAAAGGGCGGTTCAAAGATATTTTTGACTTCTGTGTTCGCGTTGATCTGCGTTTAGCAAATAAGAAAACGATTGAAGGACTTATCCAAGCAGGAGCATTTGATTCTCTCCATAACAATCGTGCGCAAATATTCGCAAATGTAGAAGCTGCAATAGGGTATGGCCAGGATCTACAGGAGCAAATTGAAAAAGGACAATCGAATTTGTTCGATCTGAGCGGGGCGAAAATTACAAATCGCCCGATGTTTCGCACGGTGGCAGAGTGGCCTGAAACAGAGAAACTTTCGCGTGAGAAAGCAGTGCTGGGCTTTTATGTATCCGGTCATCCATTGTTGAAATATCGTGATGAGATCGACGCATTCTCAACAGCAAAATTAGGTGAAGCAGATTCTGTGAAACCAAATTCCATGCTCCGTGTCTGCGGCATCATCTCCGACATTAAAAAGAAAATAGATAAACGCAACAGAACGATGGCATTTGTTACGATAGAGGATTTTACAGGCAAAGCAGACTGCATTGTCTTCGCTGATGCTTTTCAAAAATATGCTGAACTTCTTCAAGTAGGTTCCATCGTCATGATGGTAGGGAAGAACGATGGTAATGAGGAAGCGATAAAAGTTATCGTCAATGAAATCATCGGCATAGAGGAAGTACGTAAGAAATATGCAAAAGGTGTTCTCATCAATGTGAATCTCGATAGCATGCAGGAAAAAGATGTATTTGAATTAGTGAAGCTCATGGAACACAATCAAGGTAAATGTCAGTGTCTCTTGAATCTCTCAGGTAGCGGATTAGACAACAATTCGATATATTTAATACGAAAGTACACAGTTGATCCTCACAGGCAATTTGTGGATGCAGTGAAGAAACTTCTTGGACAGGAGACAGTGCGTTTAAGAGGATAA